Proteins from a genomic interval of Rhodopseudomonas julia:
- the pncA gene encoding bifunctional nicotinamidase/pyrazinamidase, giving the protein MGDFSIGTKDLLLVIDVQNDFCPGGALAVPNGDAVVPVINALMPRFQHVVLTQDWHPAGHQSFASAHPGSDPFQTFAAEYGEQVLWPEHCVQGSAGAAFHPKLDTVPAELILRKGFRPGIDSYSAFYENDRTTETGLAGYLRERGFARLFLTGLATDFCVAWSALDARKEGFEVVLVEDACRAIDLDGSLDKARAEMASAGVSFVTSQAI; this is encoded by the coding sequence ATGGGCGACTTCAGCATCGGGACAAAAGACCTCCTTCTCGTCATCGACGTCCAGAACGATTTCTGCCCGGGGGGCGCACTTGCCGTACCCAACGGCGACGCGGTCGTGCCGGTCATCAACGCTCTGATGCCGCGTTTTCAGCATGTCGTGCTGACCCAGGACTGGCACCCGGCCGGGCACCAGTCTTTCGCCAGCGCGCATCCCGGCAGCGACCCGTTCCAGACGTTTGCTGCCGAATATGGCGAACAGGTTCTGTGGCCTGAGCATTGCGTACAGGGAAGCGCCGGCGCGGCGTTCCACCCCAAGCTCGATACGGTGCCGGCCGAGCTCATTCTGCGCAAAGGCTTTCGCCCCGGCATCGATTCCTATTCCGCCTTCTATGAGAACGACCGGACGACGGAGACGGGCCTTGCCGGTTATCTGCGCGAGCGCGGCTTTGCCCGCCTGTTTCTCACAGGTCTCGCAACCGATTTCTGTGTCGCCTGGTCGGCACTCGATGCGCGCAAGGAAGGCTTCGAAGTCGTGCTCGTGGAAGATGCCTGCCGGGCAATTGATCTCGATGGTTCTCTGGACAAGGCGCGCGCCGAGATGGCTTCGGCCGGTGTGAGCTTCGTCACCTCACAGGCGATTTAG
- a CDS encoding Lrp/AsnC family transcriptional regulator produces MYEVDHFDLAIMRALEREGRLSNTALAERVGLSPSACSRRLDRLEKEGAIKGYHARLSHRHLGRPVTVLVNIALSGQSERHLSEFEAAARRCPNVLFCFLMSGEYDYLLRVAARDLQDFERLHKTVLSAFPHVARLNSSFALREVVDRPVRSSDFLEDED; encoded by the coding sequence ATGTACGAGGTTGATCATTTTGATCTTGCCATCATGCGGGCGCTGGAGCGAGAGGGGCGGCTCTCCAACACGGCGCTGGCGGAGCGCGTCGGCCTGTCACCCTCGGCATGCTCGCGGCGTCTCGATCGTCTGGAGAAAGAAGGCGCCATTAAGGGCTACCACGCCCGCCTGTCTCACCGACATCTCGGGCGGCCCGTCACGGTTCTCGTCAACATCGCGCTTTCCGGCCAGAGCGAACGGCATCTGTCGGAGTTCGAGGCGGCGGCGCGGCGCTGCCCGAACGTGCTGTTCTGTTTTCTAATGTCGGGGGAATACGATTATCTTCTGCGCGTTGCGGCGCGCGATCTCCAGGATTTCGAGCGCCTCCACAAGACGGTGCTGTCGGCTTTCCCGCATGTCGCGCGCCTGAACTCGTCCTTCGCCCTGCGGGAGGTGGTCGACCGGCCAGTGCGATCCTCCGACTTCCTGGAGGACGAAGACTGA
- a CDS encoding carbohydrate ABC transporter permease has translation MKQPLALRVVLHALAILVAVIILAPILWLLLVSVSTTTHLTTLPFEWIPEKLNFDNYAKLTTLEPNSRGEMFLYAMRNTALVAFGATAIALCAAIPAAWSFSRSKGGQSNLLYVVVATYMLPPVALIVPLFAFLNGLGLLNTKTGLMLVDCSIVLPFTTWLLKSNFDNISHEIEEAAFVDGASMLTVLRSVTLPMAKPALATVVLFSILLVWDEFFYAFILTNDDRSQTLTVAIANLASGRVSDYGLLATAGILTALPPLIIGILLQRALVSGLAQGGVKG, from the coding sequence ATGAAACAACCTCTTGCCCTCCGCGTCGTCCTGCACGCTCTGGCCATCCTCGTCGCCGTCATCATCCTGGCGCCGATCCTCTGGCTTCTCCTCGTCAGCGTCAGCACGACGACGCATCTGACGACCCTCCCCTTCGAGTGGATTCCCGAGAAGCTGAATTTCGACAATTACGCCAAGCTCACGACGCTCGAGCCCAACAGCCGCGGCGAGATGTTCCTCTACGCCATGCGCAACACGGCCCTCGTCGCCTTCGGCGCGACTGCGATCGCACTTTGCGCGGCCATTCCCGCCGCCTGGTCCTTCTCCCGCTCCAAGGGCGGACAGAGCAACCTTCTCTATGTCGTCGTCGCGACCTACATGCTGCCGCCGGTTGCGCTCATCGTGCCGCTTTTCGCCTTCTTGAATGGGCTCGGCCTTTTGAACACCAAGACCGGGCTGATGCTGGTCGACTGTTCCATCGTCCTGCCCTTCACCACCTGGCTCCTGAAGAGCAATTTCGACAACATCTCACACGAGATCGAAGAGGCTGCCTTCGTCGACGGCGCCAGCATGCTGACGGTCCTGCGCAGCGTCACGCTGCCGATGGCAAAACCGGCGCTCGCGACCGTCGTGCTCTTCTCGATCCTCCTCGTCTGGGACGAGTTCTTCTACGCCTTCATCCTGACCAATGACGACCGCAGCCAGACGCTTACCGTGGCGATCGCCAATCTCGCCAGCGGCCGCGTCTCCGATTACGGCCTGCTCGCAACGGCGGGCATTCTGACGGCCCTGCCGCCGCTCATCATCGGCATTCTCTTGCAACGCGCGCTCGTTTCCGGCCTGGCACAGGGCGGCGTGAAGGGCTGA